One window of Erwinia aphidicola genomic DNA carries:
- a CDS encoding bactofilin family protein, whose translation MKKNWPLWGIWIFWGCAIVAFALSQKRIMYLLAIAAGLCILFLFILSLHKKRMVAHVLNFSKKDRDAGVGKNAPALNTEPAKAATSERHDDLMIKETTISLGSVLRGEITNENNITVNGTVEGNITSQKITQIGKEGSVVGTVKSAKLVINGLLKGSCHAGSVTIMSRGRVEGEIYTNELAIEKGGAFIGMSHQVEDEMALANKREKRPTEASHKAPAALAAVEDNPLSSQALTLTK comes from the coding sequence ATGAAAAAAAATTGGCCGCTGTGGGGGATTTGGATCTTCTGGGGATGTGCGATCGTCGCCTTTGCGCTGTCTCAGAAAAGAATCATGTACCTCCTGGCTATCGCCGCAGGACTCTGTATTTTATTTTTATTTATCTTATCTTTGCACAAAAAAAGGATGGTTGCTCACGTGCTTAATTTCTCCAAAAAAGACCGCGATGCAGGCGTAGGTAAAAATGCTCCTGCCCTGAATACTGAACCCGCCAAAGCCGCTACTAGTGAACGTCATGACGACCTGATGATTAAAGAAACGACTATTTCACTCGGCTCGGTATTGCGGGGGGAAATAACCAATGAAAATAATATTACGGTTAATGGTACGGTCGAAGGAAACATTACCAGCCAGAAAATCACGCAGATTGGTAAAGAGGGAAGCGTTGTCGGCACGGTGAAATCCGCAAAGCTCGTCATTAACGGTTTACTTAAGGGGAGCTGCCACGCGGGAAGCGTCACTATTATGTCCCGTGGCCGGGTAGAGGGGGAGATCTACACGAACGAGCTGGCTATTGAAAAAGGGGGGGCCTTTATTGGTATGTCTCATCAGGTTGAAGATGAGATGGCACTAGCCAATAAGAGAGAGAAAAGGCCGACTGAGGCCAGCCATAAAGCCCCTGCTGCGCTGGCTGCCGTTGAAGATAATCCTCTGAGCTCCCAGGCGTTAACCCTCACAAAGTAA
- the hemE gene encoding uroporphyrinogen decarboxylase, with translation MSELKNDRYLRALLRQPVDVTPVWMMRQAGRYLPEYKATRAVAGDFMSLCKNAELACEVTLQPLRRYALDAAILFSDILTIPDAMGLGLYFEAGEGPRFSNPITCRADVEKLPIPDPEQELGYVMNAVRTIRKNLNGEVPLIGFSGSPWTLATYMVEGGSSKAFTKLKKMMYAEPETLHLMLDKLADSVTQYLNAQIRAGAQSVMIFDTWGGVLTGRDYLEFSLHYMHKIVDGLLHENEGRRVPVTLFTKGGGQWLEAMAATGCDALGLDWTTDIADARRRVGHKVALQGNMDPSMLYASPARIEQEVAGILEGFGEGTGHVFNLGHGIHQDVPPENAGVFVEAVHKLSRPYHLG, from the coding sequence ATGAGCGAATTGAAGAACGATCGTTACCTGCGCGCCCTGCTGCGCCAGCCGGTTGATGTGACCCCGGTGTGGATGATGCGCCAGGCCGGCCGTTATTTGCCGGAATATAAAGCCACGCGTGCCGTGGCCGGTGACTTTATGTCGCTGTGCAAAAATGCCGAACTGGCCTGCGAAGTCACGCTGCAGCCCCTGCGCCGCTACGCGCTGGATGCGGCGATCCTGTTCTCCGATATCCTGACGATCCCCGATGCGATGGGCCTGGGGCTGTATTTCGAAGCGGGCGAAGGTCCACGCTTCTCTAACCCGATTACCTGCCGTGCCGACGTAGAAAAGCTGCCCATTCCCGATCCTGAGCAGGAGCTGGGTTACGTAATGAACGCGGTGCGCACCATTCGTAAAAACCTCAACGGCGAAGTGCCGCTGATCGGTTTCTCCGGTAGCCCGTGGACGCTGGCGACCTATATGGTTGAAGGCGGCAGTAGTAAGGCTTTCACCAAGCTGAAAAAGATGATGTACGCCGAACCCGAAACCCTGCATCTGATGCTGGATAAGCTGGCGGACAGCGTCACCCAGTATCTCAATGCGCAGATCCGTGCCGGTGCACAGTCGGTGATGATTTTTGACACCTGGGGCGGCGTGCTGACCGGGCGCGATTATCTGGAGTTCTCACTTCACTACATGCACAAAATCGTCGATGGTCTGCTGCACGAGAACGAAGGCCGGCGCGTGCCGGTAACGCTGTTCACCAAAGGGGGGGGACAGTGGCTGGAAGCCATGGCAGCGACAGGGTGTGATGCGCTGGGTCTTGACTGGACCACCGACATTGCCGATGCACGTCGCCGCGTAGGCCATAAAGTGGCGCTGCAGGGCAATATGGACCCCTCCATGCTTTACGCATCGCCAGCACGTATCGAACAGGAAGTGGCGGGTATTCTTGAAGGCTTTGGCGAGGGTACCGGCCATGTCTTCAATCTGGGCCACGGCATTCATCAGGATGTTCCACCCGAAAACGCAGGTGTGTTTGTTGAAGCGGTGCATAAGCTTTCGCGCCCTTACCACCTCGGGTAA